From Pyrenophora tritici-repentis strain M4 chromosome 1, whole genome shotgun sequence, the proteins below share one genomic window:
- a CDS encoding PRP38-assoc domain containing protein, protein MFRTINAISDNVSTGGRHPRRSSDMQPPPQPSVTDFPIGRKKRKDKAPATPAAKTPAASDLRILHPTPNKLLAKAPLLSMSLFVDPNQAVEAPSATPHFQLQKETAKSPQCCRLQSLRNKNVLSAKITHSEFTFITIVQNETEDEFELYLGRESPLEEFQVPVCTDDDLLELATSNTAFLRSLAIELMKFAAACAPILDANIDAITKEAHEAAVNRLRLRITKAEAKLSWYEKEVSKLTETIETTNAELEHTNRERNELKLEVERFYRPSSSKTAGCTNPTYQDWYEDWKHEEAQSIKFHGLYEEFFRKHQEERARADRYHQQRAERDADYEDVVAQNCALEEQLVQATENTRKLETSLTQQQREYNDVVARLQRYDHNFRPYTLQRREDRGRNSHLSTQRNRRHESPERRTDRRTASPNPYPSRQATPVVTRPAPRPRGDSHSRSRSRSRRDRANPLNQDPHRYIPPPYNGQQSVQQAASTVGGLSLSFKLPDIEVWKGNDDTKNYDKWRRSAIQKCESLPEDKQLAYLEMKVDGAAWQYIDDLKFEHYLDLLEGLDPYYARSTYEKVSEAQSQLADGSLKMGSSESFADWRGRFMSVCRLVKLPDSAMIGYARAFLRPGLAAAASHAFDDEQENALVKFLDAARKSDLTQKQINQGKTAADKPRTKPRTRSPNDRNPARKARSGRGQHREATTTRTEWQKDAMAKAKVCFRCGETGHQARDKKGCAILDWDQIKPKLSSMHLYAMGADFDAEDDDSNASTEEEPDRIQELDWRKDIQQNRETRENHNRLKVAAARILSPEVGDQDNSQDVQDHYISAIAVKGHLRSTKQLRYDSYTLTSSKEWKKTTTLIDTGASASFVNRRWAKAMGLPIMSTSSPIQLSLADGKVVDTLNEAVEIQVKHGSHLSPVVCFVADVGDFDLILGMTWLEDHDPGLTFSPRSMKFSSSHCTSCCLDHGLPETVYGDGKTPSLSESRQTTPVGEICIITAKAAYLMAAHNPDEAIWVEPQDWEKLADPPDDNNDCDLDSFKRNIARLAAVTQEDYDHYMNKMESPHMTEAEIRKLVPDWLYSKMPDLFSPIQAGKLAPHREGVDHEIDTDGRIHKPKIYGLTRTETRAIKAYIDDRLGRGFIRPSTSPYASPVLVVKKPGGGLRICVDYRQLNAITKKNRNAPPSIKETLARMAKVRWMTIVDVVAAFNTVRIKEGDEEKTAFLTRYGLYEYVVMPFGLCNAPGTFQTFINETLREYLDDICTAYLDDVLIYTCDDDESVHEADVIKVLSKIRDAGLHLDPTKCKFKVKKVKYLGLILTTEGIEMDPKKVSTILDWQIPRSVKDVQSFLGFANFYRRFIKGFSYIAKALTELTRKDGEGKDQRHQFPLIADSKAIQAFHRLKDAFKTAGVLAHFDPDLETWLETDASDFVTAAILSQKDATGVLRPVAFLSHKMNPAECNYEIYDKELLAIVNAFEQWRFELSGTDDPIMVLSDHQALQTFMTTKRLNRRQARWAEFMAEFNFIIKYRPGKQGTKPDALTRRPGDLPESPDDIRRRHQLQVVIKPDQVDPEARVCTINIAKDGGSRHAVYLANLITQRTLPDSIPAVAQMLYQLSEEDNISERYAVLAALPGIEPEGGENGVSHDLTSKRSLCAADNVTISPITTPIAATSAPAIPNETPAAINVPAPPNNELTIDALLDNIKAAYKDDKVLQAIVKAKKDGLRRLPFKLIHGEEHLRLELGDCEITDELLYVRNKVYVPAGAVRTQVIEQAHKSVCGGHSGKHELYSKLSRWYYWPRMTTDVAQYVRACLTCKRSKAYREGKHGLLHPLPIPSKYWSSISIDFITHLPPCRHNGQTFTDILVVVDRLTKKKKFIPMASMTTDALVVAFIEYIWREEGFPEEIISDRGAQFVSYFWKRLCQRLGVRPKFSTAHHPQTDGQTENANSYLKQYLRAYHQQHNWQVAFLRD, encoded by the exons ATGTTTAGAACTATCAACGCCATTAGCGACAACGTCTCTACCGGCGGCCGCCACCCCCGCCGATCTAGCGACATGCAGCCTCCTCCACAGCCCAGCGTGACTGACTTCCCTATTGGCCGCAAGAAGCGCAAAGACAAAGCGCCCGCGACCCCCGCAGCCAAGACTCCAGCCGCGAGCGACCTAAGGATACTGCATCCGACACCCAACAAACTATTAGCCAAGGCCCCGCTCCTAAGCATGAGCCTGTTCGTCGATCCGAACCAGGCCGTCGAAGCACCTTCGGCTACCCCGCACTTCCAGTTACAGAAGGAGACAGCCAAGAGCCCACAATG TTGTCGACTCCAATCCCTCAGAAACAAGAACGTCTTGTCTGCCAAGATTACTCACTCTGAGTTCACGTTCATCACTATTGTACAAAACGAGACTGAGGATGAATTTGAGCTGTACCTAGGCCGAGAATCTCCCCTGGAAGAATTCCAAGTCCCCGTCTGCACTGACGACGACTTATTGGAGCTAGCCACTTCAAACACCGCGTTCCTGCGCTCTCTAGCTATTGAGCTCATGAAGTTCGCCGCTGCTTGCGCTCCTATCCTGGACGCGAACATCGATGCAATAACCAAGGAAGCTCACGAAGCCGCTGTTAACCGCTTACGCCTTCGCATCACTAAGGCTGAAGCTAAGCTTAGCTGGTACGAGAAGGAAGTCTCAAAGCTGACTGAGACTATTGAGACTACTAATGCTGAGTTGGAACACACCAACCGAGAGCGTAATGAGCTTAAGCTAGAGGTCGAGCGCTTTTATCGTCCTTCATCCTCCAAGACCGCCGGTTGCACTAACCCTACTTACCAAGACTGGTATGAGGACTGGAAACACGAAGAAGCGCAGTCCATTAAGTTCCACGGCCTGTACGAGGAGTTCTTCAGGAAGCACCAGGAAGAGCGCGCCCGCGCAGACCGCTATCACCAGCAGCGCGCAGAACGCGACGCCGACTACGAAGATGTGGTCGCCCAGAACTGCGCACTTGAAGAACAACTTGTCCAAGCTACTGAGAATACCCGCAAGCTAGAGACCTCTCTAACTCAGCAACAGCGTGAGTACAATGACGTTGTTGCGCGCCTTCAGCGATATGATCATAACTTCCGCCCGTACACcttgcagcgtcgcgagGACCGCGGTCGTAACAGTCATCTATCTACTCAGCGCAACCGACGACACGAGTCACCTGAGCGCCGTACAGATCGCCGCACTGCATCACCTAACCCGTATCCTAGCCGACAAGCCACTCCTGTTGTTACTCGGCCTGCGCCTCGCCCTCGCGGCGACTCTCACTCAAGATCGCGCTCCCGCTCCCGCCGAGATCGCGCGAATCCGTTGAACCAAGATCCTCACCGATATATCCCTCCTCCATACAACGGCCAGCAATCAGTACAACAGGCAGCGTCCACAGTTGGAGGTCTAAGCCTTTCCTTTAAGCTCCCCGACATTGAAGTCTGGAAAGGCAACGATGATACCAAGAACTACGACAAGTGGCGTCGGTCAGCCATCCAGAAGTGCGAATCTCTGCCTGAAGACAAGCAATTGGCCTACTTGGAGATGAAGGTGGACGGCGCAGCATGGCAATATATTGACGATCTCAAGTTCGAACACTACTTGGACCTTCTTGAAGGACTGGACCCATACTACGCGCGCTCTACCTACGAGAAGGTCTCAGAAGCACAGTCGCAACTCGCTGATGGCTCTCTCAAGATGGGATCGTCTGAATCCTTTGCAGATTGGCGTGGGCGCTTTATGAGCGTGTGTCGCCTAGTGAAGCTTCCAGACAGCGCCATGATTGGCTACGCTCGCGCTTTCCTGCGACCTGgcctcgccgccgccgcctcaCACGCCTTTGACGATGAGCAAGAGAATGCTCTTGTCAAGTTCCTTGACGCCGCCCGCAAGTCTGATCTAACACAGAAACAGATTAATCAAGGCAAGACCGCTGCTGACAAACCTCGCACCAAGCCGCGCACGCGCTCCCCAAATGATCGTAATCCTGCACGAAAGGCTCGCTCTGGCCGAGGACAACATCGCGAAGCTACTACGACGCGCACAGAGTGGCAGAAGGACGCAATGGCTAAGGCTAAGGTCTGCTTCCGTTGTGGCGAGACTGGTCACCAGGCGCGCGATAAGAAGGGTTGCGCAATCTTAGACTGGGACCAAATCAAGCCTAAGCTTAGTAGTATGCATCTCTATGCTATGGGAGCGGACTTCGAcgccgaagacgacgacTCTAATGCTTCCACTGAAGAGGAGCCTGA TCGCATTCAGGAGCTAGACTGGCGCAAGGACATACAACAGAACCGCGAGACGCGAGAAAACCATAACCGTCTCAAGGTCGCTGCCGCCAGGATACTATCTCCAGAAGTCGGAGATCAGGACAACTCACAAGACGTCCAAGACCACTACATCTCTGCGATCGCCGTTAAGGGCCATCTTCGATCTACTAAACAACTACGTTACGACTCCTACACCCTCACTTCTTCTAAGGAATGGAAAAAGACAACTACTCTTATCGACACAGGCGCTAGCGCTTCCTTTGTGAACAGGCGATGGGCTAAAGCCATGGGCCTGCCCATAATGTCTACCTCTTCACCTATCCAGCTTTCTCTCGCGGATGGGAAGGTTGTTGATACATTGAATGAAGCCGTGGAAATCCAAGTCAAACACGGCAGCCACTTATCACCAGTCGTGTGCTTCGTCGCTGACGTAGGAGACTTTGATCTTATCCTTGGTATGACTTGGCTGGAAGACCACGACCCCGGTCTCACCTTCTCACCGCGGAGCATGAAGTTCTCTTCTTCACATTGTACTTCATGTTGTCTCGACCACGGTCTCCCTGAGACAGTATACGGCGACGGCAAGACTCCATCACTTTCAGAATCTCGGCAAACCACGCCCGTGGGCGAGATCTGCATTATCACCGCCAAGGCCGCCTACCTCATGGCTGCGCACAACCCAGACGAAGCCATCTGGGTCGAACCACAAGACTGGGAGAAGCTTGCTGACCCTCCAGACGACAATAACGATTGCGATTTAGACTCCTTCAAACGCAACATCGCCCGCCTCGCCGCCGTCACACAAGAGGACTACGACCACTATATGAACAAGATGGAGAGTCCACATATGACGGAAGCGGAGATCCGCAAACTGGTGCCAGACTGGTTGTACAGCAAGATGCCAGACTTGTTCAGTCCTATACAAGCAGGGAAGTTGGCACCTCATCGCGAAGGCGTTGACCATGAGATTGACACCGACGGACGCATTCACAAGCCTAAGATCTATGGGCTCACACGAACGGAGACCAGGGCCATCAAGGCCTACATCGACGACAGGCTCGGACGCGGATTCATCCGACCGTCCACATCTCCGTACGCGTCACCTGTCTTAGTTGTCAAGAAACCAGGTGGCGGACTTCGCATCTGCGTTGACTACCGTCAGCTCAACgccatcaccaagaagaacCGCAACGCTCCACCCTCCATCAAGGAAACGCTGGCCCGCATGGCCAAGGTACGATGGATGACGATTGTCGACGTTGTGGCTGCATTCAACACTGTTCGGATCAAAGAAGGCGATGAAGAAAAGACAGCCTTTCTCACTCGGTATGGGCTATACGAATACGTTGTCATGCCCTTCGGCCTCTGCAATGCGCCTGGCACTTTCCAGACCTTTATCAATGAGACACTCCGCGAGTACCTTGACGATATCTGTACAGCTTACCTCGACGACGTCCTTATATACACCTgcgacgatgacgagtcAGTTCATGAAGCCGACGTCATCAAGGTCCTCTCTAAGATACGCGACGCTGGCCTCCATCTTGATCCCACGAAGTGCAAATTCAAGGTCAAGAAAGTGAAGTACCTAGGCCTCATCCTCACTACAGAGGGCATCGAAATGGATCCAAAAAAGGTCTCCACTATACTAGACTGGCAAATACCGCGCTCAGTCAAAGACGTCCAGTCTTTCCTTGGTTTCGCCAACTTCTACCGTCGCTTCATCAAAGGCTTCTCCTACATCGCAAAAGCCTTGACAGAACTCACGCGCAAGGATGGCGAAGGCAAGGACCAGAGACATCAGTTCCCgctcatcgctgatagcaAAGCTATACAAGCTTTCCATCGACTTAAGGACGCCTTTAAGACTGCAGGAGTCCTTGCACACTTCGATCCTGACCTAGAGACTTGGTTGGAAACCGATGCCTCAGATTTCGTTACTGCAGCTATCCTCTCTCAGAAGGACGCGACAGGAGTCCTCCGCCCAGTTGCTTTCCTATCGCACAAGATGAACCCTGCGGAATGCAATTATGAGATATACGACAAGGAACTCCTAGCTATTGTCAACGCCTTTGAGCAATGGCGCTTTGAGCTGTCTGGTACTGATGATCCTATTATGGTGTTGTCTGACCATCAAGCCCTTCAGACCTTTATGACCACAAAGCGCCTCAACAGACGCCAAGCCCGTTGGGCGGAATTCATGGCAGAGTTCAACTTCATTATCAAGTACAGGCCAGGCAAGCAGGGCACGAAGCCAGACGCTTTGACAAGGCGTCCTGGCGACCTACCCGAGTCACCCGACGACATCCGCCGTCGGCATCAACTCCAGGTAGTCATCAAGCCTGACCAAGTCGATCCTGAAGCGCGCGTCTGCACCATCAACATCGCCAAGGATGGAGGTTCTCGCCATGCAGTCTACCTCGCAAATCTCATCACACAGCGCACCCTTCCTGACTCTATCCCCGCAGTCGCGCAAATGCTGTATCAACTTAGCGAGGAAGACAACATCTCTGAACGGTACGCCGTCCTCGCCGCACTGCCTGGCATCGAGCCTGAGGGGGGAGAAAACGGCGTCTCCCATGACCTCACGAGCAAAAGATCGCTCTGTGCAGCCGATAACGTTACAATCTCGCCTATTACAACGCCAATCGCCGCAACTAGTGCGCCCGCGATACCAAACGAGACGCCCGCCGCAATTAATGTGCCCGCGCCACCGAACAACGAGCTGACTATTGATGCTCTGCTTGACAATATCAAGGCAGCATACAAGGATGATAAGGTGTTGCAGGCGATCGTCAAAGCCAAGAAGGACGGCCTACGACGCCTGCCGTTCAAACTCATACATGGAGAAGAGCACCTCAGGCTGGAACTTGGCGATTGCGAGATCACCGACGAACTACTCTATGTGCGCAACAAGGTCTACGTCCCCGCCGGCGCCGTTCGCACCCAAGTTATTGAACAAGCCCACAAGAGCGTCTGCGGTGGCCACAGCGGCAAACATGAGTTATACTCCAAGCTGTCGCGATGGTATTACTGGCCTAGGATGACCACGGACGTCGCGCAATATGTACGCGCGTGTCTGACTTGCAAGAGGAGCAAAGCATACCGAGAAGGCAAGCATGGGCTGCTGCATCCGCTACCAATCCCCAGCAAATACTGGTCCAGCATCTCTATAGACTTCATCACTCACCTGCCGCCCTGCAGGCATAACGGTCAAACGTTCACTGACATCCTCGTGGTAGTCGACCGActcaccaagaagaagaagttcatCCCAATGGCTAGTATGACCACCGACGCCCTTGTGGTAGCCTTTATCGAATACATCTGGCGAGAAGAGGGCTTTCCTGAGGAGATTATCTCAGACCGTGGAGCGCAGTTTGTCTCTTACTTTTGGAAGCGACTATGCCAGCGTCTGGGTGTACGCCCGAAGTTCTCGACCGCTCACCATCCCCAGACTGACGGACAAACCGAGAACGCGAACTCCTACCTCAAGCAATACCTACGCGCCTAT caccagcagcacaACTGGCAAGTCGCCTTTCTTCGCGACTAA
- a CDS encoding CHROMO domain containing protein, which yields MANPANTQNTQGTSATGATFGQASQDPTQSQMGPPLVPVRACLSNRRESMLLAAHPSSQPSVSASGDLEPMTATREIVGIEINDVLLEYLKDSNYVYLRYTVDTEWFELQEDPEPDEHSNAFYSLSTGRIRTDGNITHNINDFTVTNSSNLQKNVKDRPDFWWRFIVSTLVSLRNCTDAINRHLQTVDRNEGETQALRDRLANVEAALDETSNSKQLQVGMVSSNLYKEKLTEIRRLTSDIGKLKAASEQLPNVRDDPAFKALAAERDLAATERNELKQKVEDLSRRADEPESGPNYAELAQKLKEESDSADWWADQAKANAELCDKFKGQADRYSIELNQYDVKYSNMEANKNEALALKDKAYDELNLQLTEARRETKTVTDRLLQHEPNYQPYTLWRRERSYDPVRPVQSSVLLQRPVDGTADQLSQDPRRAGYTPWDNRTPVRDASLPPPSSNPYAPAPTVPRPPPVAPSTAGGGFSYKLPELETFKGKVDDDYERWREMAVAKCRTYPEDWQAVDYLKFRIQGEAYEHIRDVKARHFLDFLETLDSQYLTYDREADAETLIADGSLRYKSGQKFMEWKSKFTSCMRILKHKNATQIRYAREFMRPGLAIATTAGSHKDETIQSFLLRAQHIDQGHQQIDAGRKLTPVTKTAGASRTQKLVTFRTPDTPGHNNAASTHTYKKMAFERSEKDKKRLADLKLCFKCGKDDHQMRHETAPCRGKPFTPSHQIPALASLYINALDASNEEERDEDTEEPLDDNDLVRWTNYPAGTDNPSWEPYMNLVDSADIVQQYHESRPKAPGPHRKFATLAGKQDLLMITVIASSNNPKPPPGAPTIQQTEETIGPRSFRNTGNIAV from the coding sequence TCCCAGGATCCTACTCAATCACAGATGGGCCCGCCTCTCGTACCAGTACGAGCTTGCCTCTCCAACCGCCGAGAGAGCATGCTTCTGGCAGCCCATCCGTCATCCCAGCCATCAGTATCAGCTAGCGGCGACCTAGAGCCCATGACTGCTACACGCGAGATTGTCGGCATCGAAATCAACGACGTCCTGCTCGAATACCTCAAAGATTCTAACTACGTTTACCTCCGTTATACCGTTGACACCGAGTGGTTCGAATTACAAGAGGATCCCGAACCTGACGAGCACAGCAATGCCTTTTACTCCCTTAGCACAGGCCGAATCCGCACTGATGGCAACATCAcccacaacatcaacgactTCACTGTCACTAACTCTAGTAACCTCCAGAAGAACGTGAAGGATCGTCCCGACTTCTGGTGGCGATTTATTGTCTCTACGCTAGTCTCCCTACGCAACTGCACTGACGCCATCAATAGGCATCTGCAGACTGTGGACCGCAATGAAGGAGAGACTCAAGCTCTACGAGACCGACTAGCGAATGTTGAAGCAGCCCTTGATGAAACTTCGAACAGTAAACAACTACAAGTTGGCATGGTTAGCAGCAACCTGTACAAGGAGAAGCTGACAGAGATCCGACGCCTCACCTCGGACATCGGAAAGCTCAAAGCTGCGTCAGAACAACTCCCCAACGTTCGCGATGACCCCGCCTTCAAAGCCCTCGCCGCTGAGCGCGACCTTGCCGCCACCGAACGCAATGAACTCAAGCAGAAGGTTGAGGACCTATCCCGCCGAGCCGATGAACCGGAGAGCGGTCCTAACTACGCAGAGTTGGCAcagaagctcaaggaggAGTCTGACAGCGCCGACTGGTGGGCAGACCAAGCTAAGGCCAACGCTGAGCTCTGCGACAAGTTCAAAGGACAAGCTGATCGCTATTCTATCGAGCTTAACCAGTATGATGTCAAGTACTCTAACATGGAGGCGAACAAGAACGAAGCTCTCGCCCTTAAGGATAAGGCTTACGATGAGCTCAACCTCCAGCTCACCGAGGCTAGACGTGAGACAAAAACGGTCACCGACCGACTGCTGCAACATGAACCCAACTATCAGCCGTACACCCTCTGGCGGCGCGAGCGATCTTACGACCCAGTACGGCCTGTACAATCAAGCGTTTTGCTACAGCGACCTGTAGATGGTACCGCTGACCAACTCTCACAAGATCCTCGCCGAGCTGGGTACACCCCATGGGATAACCGTACTCCCGTGCGCGACGCCTCGCTACCTCCTCCATCATCGAACCCATACGCCCCCGCTCCTACAGTACCGCGACCGCCGCCCGTCGCGCCCTCTACCGCCGGTGGAGGATTCTCTTACAAACTCCCAGAACTTGAGACGTTCAAGGGCAAGGTCGACGACGACTACGAGCGGTGGCGCGAGATGGCAGTGGCCAAGTGTCGCACATACCCAGAGGACTGGCAAGCGGTTGACTACCTCAAGTTCCGCATTCAAGGCGAAGCTTACGAGCACATCCGAGATGTCAAAGCTCGCCATTTCCTAGATTTCCTAGAGACTCTCGACAGCCAGTATCTCACCTATGATCGGGAAGCTGACGCCGAAACCCTCATCGCCGACGGCTCGCTCCGCTACAAGTCTGGACAGAAGTTCATGGAGTGGAAGTCTAAGTTCACCTCTTGCATGCGAATCCTCAAACACAAGAACGCGACCCAGATCCGATACGCTCGCGAGTTCATGCGACCCGGGTTAGCTATCGCGACCACTGCCGGATCTCACAAGGATGAGACCATCCAGTCCTTCTTGCTGCGAGCGCAACACATCGACCAGGGACATCAACAGATTGACGCTGGCCGAAAATTAACTCCCGTTACGAAGACCGCTGGTGCTAGCCGTACCCAAAAGTTGGTCACCTTCCGGACACCCGACACTCCAGGTCACAACAACGCCGCCAGCACGCATACGTACAAGAAGATGGCCTTCGAGCGGTCAGAGAAAGACAAGAAGCGTCTAGCTGACTTGAAGCTCTGCTTCAAATGTGGCAAGGATGACCATCAGATGAGGCACGAGACTGCCCCCTGCCGCGGCAAGCCCTTCACTCCTTCTCACCAAATCCCCGCACTGGCTTCTTTGTACATCAATGCTCTCGACGCTTCCAACGAAGAGGAGCGAGACGAGGATACTGAGGAGCCGCTGGACGACAACGACTTAGTGCGATGGACCAACTACCCCGCCGGCACCGACAACCCATCTTGGGAACCATACATGAACCTGGTGGACTCCGCAGACATTGTCCAACAGTACCATGAGTCCCGCCCTAAAGCTCCAGGACCACATCGAAAGTTTGCGACGCTCGCAGGCAAACAGGATTTACTTATGATTACAGTGATCGCATCCTCTAACAATCCTAAGCCTCCACCAGGAGCCCCGACGATACAGCAGACGGAGGAGACTATTGGCCCGCGTAGCTTTCGCAATACCGGCAACATTGCTGTTTAG
- a CDS encoding Chromo domain containing protein: protein MKTLQDELRASMQWAQAKQAEYANEGRLPAPAFKVGDQVMLDTRNLRTKRPSASLDLKNRGPFTIVRAINNTAYELDLPANMKRIHNVFHPWLLHLVDDNPLTGQTQDPEVPAEFDPEVEDDTEYTVEAIEDCRINKKLKDPAARGRKGKTTQGLLQYLVRWANYPDGPDNPSWEPYMNLADSADTVTRYHLDHPNKPPMHRKFKSLTGKQDMLVMRLHALSRV from the coding sequence ATGAAAACGCTGCAGGACGAGCTGCGAGCTTCAATGCAATGGGCGCAAGCAAAACAAGCAGAATACGCCAATGAAGGAAGGCTACCCGCACCAGCTTTCAAAGTCGGCGACCAAGTGATGCTGGACACTCGCAACCTACGGACGAAAAGACCCTCCGCGTCATTAGACCTAAAGAACCGCGGTCCCTTTACTATCGTTCGcgccatcaacaacaccgcATACGAGCTAGATCTTCCCGCTAACATGAAGCGCATCCACAATGTCTTCCACCCATGGCTCTTACACTTGGTTGACGACAACCCACTTACTGGACAAACACAAGATCCTGAGGTCCCTGCGGAGTTCGACCCAGAAGTGGAAGACGACACTGAATACACTGTCGAAGCAATCGAAGACTGCCGCATTAATAAGAAGCTTAAGGATCCTGCCGCCCGCGGTCGCAAGGGCAAGACTACCCAAGGCCTGCTCCAATACTTGGTACGATGGGCAAACTATCCCGACGGCCCCGACAATCCTTCATGGGAACCATACATGAACCTCGCGGACTCCGCTGACACTGTGACGCGCTATCACCTTGATCACCCAAACAAGCCGCCTATGCACAGGAAGTTTAAGTCTCTCACAGGCAAACAAGATATGCTGGTTATGCGACTTCACGCTCTTAGTCGTGTCTAG